In one window of Bacillota bacterium DNA:
- the uvrA gene encoding excinuclease ABC subunit UvrA translates to MLDKITIKGARVHNLKNIDVEIPRDQFVVITGLSGSGKSSLAFDTIYAEGQRRYVESLSAYARQFLGQMDKPDVDYIEGLSPAISIDQKTTSHNPRSTVGTVTEIYDYLRLLFARVGRPHCPGCGKPIARQTVQQMVDRLMELPERTKLQILAPVVRGKKGTHAKVLESIRRDGFVRVRVNGEIMDVNEEIELNKNKKHAIEIVVDRVIVKPESARRLADSLEIALKHSGGLVIAAVVDGEEILFSELFACADCGFSVPEIAPRLFSFNSPYGACPECTGLGIRKEVDPELIIPERRKSVAGGAIEGWMRSSNSYRYLEAVANKYNFNLNVSVQNMAQEDLDKLLYGTGKETIDVELLNSLGRRHRYRTAFEGVINNLNRRYRETTSEYQREEIEKFMSTRPCPACKGARLKPEALSVKVGSKAVNQVTSMSVIEAREFFDGLELTERETIIGRQVLKEIQERLGFLVNVGLDYLTMDRAAGTLSGGEAQRIRLATQIGSGLMGVLYILDEPSIGLHQRDNHRLLETLRHLQNVGNTLIVVEHDEDTIRTADHVIDIGPGAGLRGGEVVAQGTVEDILSVPESLTGQYLSGEKYVPLPPMRRKGNGQGVEVIGAQAHNLKEIDVHFPLGTFICVTGVSGSGKSTLINEVLYKTLAQKLHRAKTKPGPCKEIKGLDNLDKVIEVDQSPIGRTPRSNPATYTGVFTDIRDLFAQSPESRVRGYKPGRFSFNVKGGRCEACRGDGIIKIEMHFLPDVYVPCEVCKGKRYNRETLEVLYKGQSIANVLEMTVNQAVEFFKHIPKIYRKLKTLRDVGLGYIRLGQPAPELSGGEAQRVKLATELSKRSNGRTFYILDEPTTGLHMADIHRLLNVLHRLVDAGDTVLVIEHDLDIIKTADYIVDLGPEGGYKGGAVIATGTPEEVAATPASYTGQYLKDVLAAGKSEPLLDVASEG, encoded by the coding sequence ATGCTTGACAAGATCACAATTAAGGGCGCCAGGGTGCATAACTTAAAAAACATAGACGTGGAAATACCCAGGGATCAGTTTGTGGTCATCACCGGGCTATCCGGGTCCGGTAAATCATCCCTGGCCTTTGATACCATCTATGCCGAAGGGCAACGACGGTACGTGGAATCCCTTTCCGCCTATGCTCGGCAATTTTTGGGACAAATGGACAAGCCCGACGTTGATTATATTGAGGGGCTTTCCCCTGCCATTTCCATTGACCAGAAAACAACTTCACATAACCCTCGATCCACGGTGGGTACCGTGACTGAAATTTATGACTACCTGCGTCTTTTATTTGCGCGGGTGGGCCGTCCTCACTGCCCGGGATGCGGCAAGCCCATTGCGCGGCAGACCGTGCAGCAGATGGTGGACCGCTTAATGGAACTTCCTGAAAGAACCAAGCTTCAGATACTGGCCCCTGTGGTCAGGGGGAAGAAGGGTACCCATGCCAAGGTATTAGAATCCATTCGGCGGGACGGTTTTGTGCGTGTGCGCGTAAATGGTGAGATAATGGATGTTAATGAAGAAATTGAGCTTAATAAAAATAAAAAACACGCCATAGAAATTGTGGTGGACAGAGTGATAGTAAAGCCCGAATCCGCACGCCGCCTGGCTGATTCCCTGGAAATAGCCTTGAAGCACAGCGGTGGTTTGGTTATTGCTGCCGTGGTGGACGGGGAGGAAATATTGTTTAGCGAGCTTTTTGCCTGTGCCGACTGTGGTTTCAGTGTACCGGAAATTGCTCCCCGCCTGTTTTCGTTTAACAGTCCTTACGGAGCCTGCCCCGAGTGTACCGGATTGGGCATCAGGAAGGAAGTGGATCCTGAACTGATTATCCCTGAGCGGCGCAAATCTGTGGCCGGTGGGGCTATCGAGGGCTGGATGAGGAGCAGTAACTCTTATCGTTACCTGGAGGCAGTGGCCAATAAATATAACTTCAACCTTAATGTTTCCGTGCAGAACATGGCCCAGGAGGATTTAGATAAATTACTGTATGGAACCGGCAAAGAAACTATAGATGTGGAGCTTCTTAATTCCCTGGGGCGCAGGCACAGGTACCGCACAGCCTTTGAAGGTGTGATCAATAACCTTAACCGGCGTTACCGCGAAACAACTTCTGAATACCAGCGCGAAGAGATTGAAAAGTTTATGAGCACCCGCCCCTGCCCTGCCTGTAAGGGGGCCCGCTTAAAGCCTGAGGCCCTTTCAGTTAAAGTAGGGAGCAAGGCCGTAAACCAAGTGACTTCCATGTCGGTTATTGAGGCCCGTGAATTCTTTGACGGATTGGAACTCACCGAGCGGGAAACAATTATCGGCCGCCAGGTACTTAAGGAAATACAGGAGCGACTGGGCTTTCTGGTCAATGTAGGACTGGATTACCTGACCATGGATCGTGCCGCCGGAACCCTTTCCGGTGGTGAGGCCCAGCGTATTCGCCTGGCCACCCAGATAGGCAGCGGGCTCATGGGAGTGCTGTATATTCTGGACGAACCCAGTATAGGCCTGCACCAGCGGGATAACCATCGTCTGCTGGAGACCCTGCGTCACCTGCAGAATGTGGGCAATACCTTAATCGTGGTGGAACACGATGAAGATACCATACGAACCGCCGACCATGTTATTGACATCGGCCCGGGCGCGGGGCTGCGGGGCGGAGAAGTAGTGGCCCAGGGGACGGTGGAAGACATTTTAAGCGTGCCGGAATCGTTAACCGGCCAGTACTTAAGCGGGGAAAAGTATGTTCCGCTTCCTCCTATGCGCCGGAAAGGTAATGGGCAGGGAGTTGAAGTTATCGGCGCTCAAGCTCATAATTTAAAGGAAATCGATGTGCATTTTCCCCTGGGGACATTTATTTGTGTAACCGGGGTTTCCGGCTCCGGCAAGAGTACGCTGATTAATGAAGTTTTATATAAAACACTTGCGCAAAAGCTGCACAGGGCCAAGACTAAACCAGGCCCTTGCAAAGAAATAAAGGGCCTCGATAACCTGGATAAGGTCATTGAGGTAGACCAGTCCCCCATTGGCCGCACTCCGCGGTCGAACCCGGCAACTTATACCGGTGTTTTTACCGATATCAGGGATTTGTTTGCCCAGAGTCCAGAGTCCCGCGTGCGGGGTTACAAGCCGGGCCGCTTCAGCTTCAATGTTAAAGGAGGGCGCTGTGAGGCCTGTCGGGGTGACGGTATCATTAAAATAGAGATGCATTTTTTGCCTGATGTATATGTGCCCTGTGAAGTCTGTAAAGGAAAACGCTATAACCGGGAAACCCTGGAGGTGCTCTATAAGGGCCAAAGCATAGCCAATGTACTGGAGATGACAGTTAACCAGGCCGTGGAGTTTTTTAAGCATATACCGAAGATTTACCGTAAGTTAAAAACACTGCGGGATGTGGGCCTGGGATATATACGCCTGGGGCAGCCGGCGCCGGAGCTTTCCGGCGGTGAGGCGCAGCGGGTTAAACTGGCCACGGAGCTTTCTAAGCGCTCCAACGGTCGCACTTTTTATATTTTGGACGAGCCTACTACCGGGCTGCACATGGCGGATATACACCGCCTGCTGAATGTGCTGCACCGTCTGGTGGATGCGGGTGATACGGTTTTGGTGATCGAGCATGATCTGGATATTATCAAGACGGCGGATTATATTGTGGATCTGGGTCCCGAGGGTGGTTACAAGGGGGGAGCCGTGATAGCTACGGGGACGCCGGAGGAGGTGGCGGCTACGCCTGCTTCGTATACCGGACAGTATTTGAAGGATGTACTGGCGGCGGGCAAGAGTGAGCCGTTGTTGGATGTAGCTTCGGAGGGGTAA
- a CDS encoding uracil-DNA glycosylase codes for MTAPNISTLMEDFARRLVQNGYRPESVKRAVAKQARLMAHSLLIDYITRPENCEECSVTQGCTRCPIYSEGATRRVPGHGNPSSPILFVGEGPGEHEDIFGIPFIGIAGTALTMWLEKMPLKREQVYIANVLKCRPRNNRTPQPEECRTCIETNLNREIKMIGPRVIVAVGAVALKALIPDAPGITASHGKWFSYRDIPLTPIFHPAYVLRQEGAQFTKVNQQVYRDLMQAYSRLTNKQFGS; via the coding sequence ATGACTGCCCCCAATATCAGCACTCTAATGGAAGACTTTGCCCGGCGCCTGGTGCAAAACGGCTACCGGCCGGAGTCGGTGAAAAGAGCAGTGGCCAAACAGGCCAGGTTAATGGCCCACTCCTTGCTGATCGACTATATCACCAGGCCGGAAAACTGCGAGGAATGCAGCGTTACCCAGGGCTGCACCCGCTGTCCCATTTACAGCGAGGGCGCTACCCGGCGGGTTCCCGGACACGGCAACCCCAGCTCACCCATATTGTTTGTGGGAGAAGGCCCCGGGGAGCACGAAGACATATTCGGCATTCCCTTCATCGGCATTGCCGGTACGGCTCTCACCATGTGGCTGGAAAAGATGCCCTTAAAGCGGGAGCAGGTTTACATAGCCAATGTTTTAAAATGCCGCCCCCGCAACAACCGCACCCCGCAGCCGGAAGAATGCAGAACCTGCATTGAAACCAACCTCAACCGGGAAATCAAAATGATCGGCCCCAGGGTTATAGTGGCTGTAGGTGCCGTGGCCCTGAAGGCTCTGATACCGGACGCTCCGGGCATCACCGCCTCCCACGGCAAATGGTTTTCCTACCGGGACATTCCTTTAACGCCCATTTTTCACCCGGCCTATGTACTTCGCCAGGAAGGTGCCCAGTTCACTAAAGTTAACCAGCAAGTCTACCGGGATCTGATGCAGGCTTACTCGCGGCTAACCAATAAACAATTCGGGTCGTGA
- the uvrB gene encoding excinuclease ABC subunit UvrB, which translates to MEFKLHSTYEPMGDQPRAIEQLVDGIKKGNRHQTLLGATGTGKTYTMAQVIQHVQRPTLVLAPNKTLAAQLCSEFKEFFPENAVEYFVSYYDYYQPEAYVPHSDTYIEKDASINDEIDKLRHSATCALFERRDVIIVASVSCIYGLGDPEDYSTLVLSLRQGGTYDRDAVLRKLVNIQYERNDINFTRGKFRVRGDVVEIFPAGNAEHAIRVDFFGDEVDRLVEFDVLTGEIIGDREHVSIFPASHYATSRERLETALISIEAELEEQLARLNEQGKLLEAQRLEQRTRYDMEMMREMGFCQGIENYSRHITGRNPGDQPYTLLHYFPDDFMIFSDESHVAIPQVRAMYAGDRSRKQSLVEYGFRLPSAFDNRPLTFDEFSQRINQILYVSATPGDYELEQSTQVVEQIIRPTGLVDPQIDVRKTKGQIDDLLGEINKRVKEKERVLVTTLTKKMAEDLTDYCREMGVKVRYMHSDINTIERMEIIRDLRLGEFDVLVGINLLREGLDLPEVSLVAILDADKEGFLRSERSLIQTIGRAARNVHGQVIMYADKVTDSMSRALGETERRRTKQVAFNKEHGITPQTIKKAVREVIEATRVAEPETLYDAKPTKKLTKKEIKQRIAGLEKEMQQASRKLEFEKAAQLRDMIIELRLQLKGKSKQVEASV; encoded by the coding sequence ATGGAATTTAAATTGCATTCAACTTATGAGCCCATGGGTGACCAGCCCCGGGCCATAGAACAATTAGTTGACGGCATTAAAAAGGGAAACCGGCACCAAACGCTTTTGGGAGCCACCGGTACCGGGAAGACTTATACCATGGCCCAGGTAATTCAACACGTGCAGCGGCCCACCCTGGTACTGGCTCCGAACAAGACACTGGCGGCACAGCTCTGTAGTGAGTTTAAGGAGTTTTTCCCCGAGAACGCGGTGGAGTATTTTGTCAGTTATTATGATTACTATCAACCCGAAGCCTATGTGCCTCACTCGGATACTTATATTGAGAAAGATGCGTCTATTAACGATGAAATAGATAAGCTGCGCCACTCTGCCACCTGTGCACTGTTTGAGCGCCGGGACGTCATTATCGTGGCCAGTGTATCCTGTATTTATGGTTTGGGTGACCCGGAAGACTACAGTACCCTGGTATTGTCGCTACGCCAGGGTGGGACCTACGACCGGGACGCAGTGTTGCGTAAATTGGTTAATATTCAATATGAGCGTAACGATATTAATTTTACCCGGGGTAAATTTAGGGTGCGGGGAGACGTGGTGGAGATATTTCCTGCCGGTAATGCAGAGCATGCCATACGGGTGGACTTTTTCGGTGATGAAGTCGACCGTCTGGTGGAATTTGACGTTTTAACCGGAGAGATTATAGGCGACCGTGAGCATGTTTCTATTTTTCCGGCCAGCCATTACGCCACCTCCCGTGAGCGTCTGGAAACAGCCCTGATATCCATTGAAGCGGAGCTGGAAGAACAGCTGGCCCGGCTAAATGAACAGGGTAAACTGCTGGAGGCCCAGCGCTTGGAACAGCGTACCCGCTATGATATGGAAATGATGCGGGAAATGGGCTTTTGCCAGGGAATTGAAAACTATTCAAGGCACATTACCGGCCGTAACCCAGGAGACCAGCCCTATACTCTTTTGCATTATTTCCCGGATGATTTTATGATTTTCAGTGATGAGTCCCATGTGGCAATTCCCCAGGTGCGAGCTATGTATGCAGGGGACCGGTCGCGCAAGCAGTCACTGGTGGAATACGGCTTCAGATTGCCGTCAGCTTTTGATAACCGTCCTCTTACCTTTGATGAGTTTTCACAGCGAATTAACCAAATTTTATATGTTTCGGCCACTCCCGGAGATTATGAACTGGAGCAGAGCACACAGGTGGTGGAACAAATTATCCGGCCCACCGGGCTGGTGGATCCCCAAATTGATGTCCGTAAAACAAAGGGGCAAATTGATGACTTACTGGGAGAAATAAACAAGCGTGTCAAAGAAAAAGAGCGGGTCTTGGTGACTACATTGACCAAAAAAATGGCCGAGGATCTTACGGATTATTGCCGCGAAATGGGTGTAAAGGTGCGCTACATGCACTCGGATATCAATACCATTGAACGAATGGAGATAATCAGGGATTTGCGGCTGGGTGAGTTTGATGTGCTGGTGGGCATTAACCTTTTGCGGGAGGGACTGGACCTGCCCGAGGTGAGCCTGGTGGCCATCCTGGATGCCGACAAGGAAGGCTTCCTGCGTTCGGAGCGCTCTTTAATTCAGACCATTGGCCGTGCGGCGCGGAATGTGCACGGGCAGGTAATTATGTATGCTGATAAGGTTACCGATTCCATGTCCAGGGCTCTAGGTGAAACTGAACGCCGCCGTACCAAGCAGGTTGCATTTAATAAGGAGCATGGTATTACTCCCCAGACTATTAAGAAGGCGGTACGTGAGGTTATTGAGGCCACGCGGGTGGCCGAGCCTGAAACTCTTTATGATGCTAAGCCGACAAAGAAGTTGACCAAGAAGGAAATCAAGCAGCGTATAGCCGGTCTGGAGAAGGAGATGCAGCAAGCTTCACGCAAGCTGGAATTTGAAAAAGCAGCTCAACTGAGGGATATGATCATAGAACTGCGCTTGCAGCTTAAGGGTAAAAGCAAGCAGGTTGAGGCTTCTGTATAG
- the uvrC gene encoding excinuclease ABC subunit UvrC: protein MPLKEKLAHLPDKPGVYLFKDQKSDIIYVGKAVSLKNRVRSYFRKEAQKLPKVAAMMKRAADLDYMVTDSEVEALILESNLIKEYRPRYNVLLRDDKSYPFIKVTLNESFPRVFRTRRLIKDGARYFGPYTRVGAVDETLRLLKKLFPFRSCRQKEPINKGRPCLNHHIKRCLGPCCGLVSENEYREMTDQVILFLEGRQGEVVKHLKARMEKAAQNLEFEKAAKIRDQLLAVEEVVEKQKVLSSGQEDQDVIAMARGVNMVCVMVLFIRGGKLLGRDHFILDGTEHLERAEILTSFLKQYYHRAEFIPKQILVEELLEEEVDVLSRWLSASRKGKVYIRVPHRGEKRKLVEMAGKNALLVLQEEEAGRLSHQDNTKKALEELAETLGLEEFPERLECYDISNIQGTSTVASMVVFEDGKPAKNQYRKFKIKTVEGPDDFASMREVISRRFVRAREELELINSGQLSTKEAKFYRLPQMVLIDGGKGQLSTAVAAMRESGFDYIPVFGLAKEEELIFAPERSAPYYLPRDSRSLHLVQRLRDEAHRFAITYHRQVRDKKTLRSLLDEVEGIGPKRRRELLKAFGDIEAIKKAEIEELTAVPGMSSAAAAAVYNFFRREGS from the coding sequence ATGCCACTTAAAGAAAAACTGGCACATTTACCGGATAAGCCCGGGGTGTATCTGTTTAAAGACCAAAAAAGCGATATTATTTACGTGGGGAAAGCGGTGTCGCTGAAAAACAGGGTGCGCAGCTATTTCCGCAAGGAAGCACAAAAGCTGCCCAAGGTAGCGGCCATGATGAAGCGGGCGGCAGACCTGGATTACATGGTCACCGACTCGGAAGTGGAAGCCCTGATCCTGGAATCCAACCTGATTAAGGAATACCGCCCCCGGTATAATGTACTGCTGCGTGATGACAAGAGCTATCCCTTTATCAAAGTTACCCTCAATGAATCATTTCCCCGGGTTTTCAGAACCAGGCGGCTGATAAAAGATGGGGCCCGCTATTTTGGTCCCTATACCAGAGTTGGCGCAGTGGATGAAACGCTGCGCCTTTTAAAAAAGCTTTTTCCCTTTCGTTCGTGCAGGCAAAAGGAGCCTATCAATAAGGGCCGCCCGTGCTTAAACCACCATATAAAAAGGTGCCTGGGGCCGTGCTGTGGATTGGTAAGTGAAAATGAGTACCGGGAAATGACAGACCAGGTTATTCTATTTCTGGAAGGCCGACAGGGGGAAGTAGTCAAACACCTTAAAGCCCGTATGGAAAAGGCTGCTCAAAACCTGGAATTTGAAAAGGCGGCTAAAATAAGGGATCAGCTACTGGCAGTGGAGGAAGTGGTAGAGAAGCAAAAGGTACTTTCCTCAGGACAGGAGGACCAGGATGTTATCGCCATGGCCCGGGGAGTGAACATGGTATGCGTAATGGTCCTTTTTATCCGGGGGGGCAAACTTCTGGGCAGGGACCACTTCATACTGGACGGAACGGAACACCTGGAGCGGGCGGAAATACTCACCTCGTTTTTAAAACAGTATTATCACCGGGCGGAGTTTATCCCCAAGCAGATATTGGTAGAGGAATTGTTGGAGGAAGAAGTGGATGTGCTTTCCCGCTGGCTTTCCGCCAGCCGCAAGGGTAAGGTGTACATAAGAGTGCCCCACCGGGGCGAAAAAAGAAAACTGGTGGAGATGGCCGGGAAAAATGCTTTATTGGTACTGCAGGAAGAAGAGGCAGGGCGGTTATCCCACCAGGATAACACCAAAAAGGCGCTGGAAGAGTTGGCCGAGACTTTGGGGCTGGAAGAGTTTCCGGAGCGGCTGGAGTGTTATGACATTTCCAACATTCAGGGTACCAGCACAGTGGCTTCCATGGTAGTCTTCGAAGATGGTAAGCCGGCCAAGAATCAGTACCGTAAGTTTAAAATAAAAACTGTGGAAGGACCTGATGATTTTGCTTCCATGCGGGAGGTTATCAGCCGGCGTTTTGTCCGGGCCAGGGAAGAGCTGGAATTAATTAATTCAGGACAATTATCCACTAAAGAGGCCAAGTTTTACCGCTTGCCGCAGATGGTGCTTATAGATGGGGGGAAGGGGCAGCTTTCCACTGCTGTTGCAGCTATGCGGGAAAGCGGGTTCGATTATATTCCTGTTTTCGGCCTGGCCAAGGAGGAGGAGTTAATCTTTGCCCCGGAGCGATCGGCCCCATATTATTTGCCGCGGGATTCCCGGTCGTTGCACCTGGTACAGCGCCTGCGGGATGAAGCTCACCGCTTTGCCATTACTTATCACCGGCAGGTACGGGATAAAAAGACTCTGAGGTCATTGCTGGACGAGGTGGAGGGAATAGGCCCCAAGCGGCGCCGGGAATTGTTAAAGGCCTTTGGGGATATAGAGGCTATCAAAAAAGCCGAGATCGAGGAGTTGACTGCCGTACCCGGGATGAGCAGTGCAGCCGCTGCAGCAGTTTATAACTTTTTCCGCCGGGAAGGAAGTTAG